The following coding sequences lie in one Burkholderiales bacterium genomic window:
- the carA gene encoding glutamine-hydrolyzing carbamoyl-phosphate synthase small subunit: MSQRKPAILALADGTIFRGTAIGGEGMAVGEVVFNTAMTGYQEILTDPSYCKQIVTLTYPHIGNTGVNPEDTESHRVFASGLVIRDLPPVSSSWREAQTLPAYLKQQNVVAIADIDTRKLTRILREKGAQNGCIMAGKIDEQEALKAARAFPGLAGMDLAKEVSCKQPFAWNEGEWKLGQGYSRQEQPKFHVAAYDYGIKNNILRKLATRGCRITVLPAQMPAREAMTIKPDGIFLSNGPGDPEPCDYAISTIRELLDIGIPIFGICLGHQLLALASGARTVKMKFGHHGANHPVLEVDTGRVMITTQNHGFAVDAATLPPNMRTTHVSLFDGSLQGLARTDKPAFCFQGHPEASPGPHDMDPLFDRFIQLMQQKKVETADERK; the protein is encoded by the coding sequence GTGTCGCAACGGAAGCCTGCCATCCTCGCGCTCGCCGATGGCACCATTTTTCGCGGCACGGCAATCGGCGGCGAAGGCATGGCCGTTGGCGAGGTGGTGTTCAACACCGCCATGACCGGCTATCAGGAAATCCTCACCGACCCTTCCTACTGCAAGCAGATTGTCACGCTGACTTACCCGCATATCGGCAACACCGGCGTGAATCCGGAGGACACCGAATCACACCGCGTGTTTGCCAGCGGTCTGGTGATCCGCGATCTGCCGCCGGTTTCCAGCAGCTGGCGCGAAGCGCAGACGCTGCCCGCATACCTCAAACAGCAGAACGTGGTGGCGATTGCCGATATCGACACGCGCAAGCTCACGCGCATCCTGCGCGAAAAAGGTGCGCAAAACGGCTGCATTATGGCGGGAAAAATCGACGAGCAGGAAGCGCTTAAAGCCGCGCGCGCGTTTCCCGGCCTTGCCGGAATGGACCTGGCGAAGGAAGTGAGTTGCAAGCAGCCGTTTGCCTGGAACGAAGGCGAGTGGAAGCTCGGCCAGGGTTACAGCAGGCAGGAGCAGCCGAAGTTTCACGTCGCCGCCTACGATTACGGCATCAAGAACAACATATTGAGAAAGCTGGCCACGCGCGGCTGCCGCATCACCGTGCTGCCGGCGCAAATGCCCGCCCGCGAAGCGATGACGATCAAGCCCGACGGAATTTTTCTTTCTAACGGCCCTGGCGACCCCGAACCCTGCGATTACGCGATTTCCACCATACGCGAATTGCTCGATATCGGCATCCCGATTTTCGGGATTTGTCTCGGCCACCAGTTGCTGGCGCTCGCCAGCGGCGCCAGGACGGTGAAAATGAAGTTCGGCCACCACGGCGCCAATCATCCGGTACTCGAAGTCGATACCGGACGCGTGATGATTACCACCCAGAACCACGGCTTTGCAGTGGACGCTGCCACGCTTCCGCCTAATATGCGCACAACGCATGTGTCGCTGTTCGATGGCAGCCTGCAGGGACTTGCGCGCACCGACAAGCCGGCGTTCTGCTTTCAGGGGCACCCCGAGGCGAGCCCCGGCCCGCACGACATGGACCCGCTGTTTGACCGTTTCATCCAGTTGATGCAACAGAAAAAAGTTGAAACCGCAGATGAACGTAAATAA
- the yhbY gene encoding ribosome assembly RNA-binding protein YhbY, with amino-acid sequence MPTLNPGERRSLRAKAHALKPVVIIGESGLTPAVMREIDLSLNHHELIKVKVAGEDRARRENALEEICTSLNAAPVQHIGKILVIYRKTPEAKPAKKPRAKPGKRRQEPRAR; translated from the coding sequence ATGCCAACACTTAATCCCGGTGAACGCCGCTCATTGCGCGCCAAGGCGCACGCACTCAAGCCGGTGGTGATCATCGGCGAAAGCGGTCTTACGCCCGCCGTGATGCGGGAAATCGACCTGAGCCTCAACCACCATGAATTGATCAAGGTCAAGGTTGCGGGAGAAGATCGCGCGCGGCGGGAAAACGCGCTGGAAGAAATTTGCACCAGCCTTAATGCAGCCCCGGTGCAGCACATCGGCAAAATACTCGTCATTTACCGCAAAACACCGGAGGCCAAGCCAGCGAAAAAACCGCGCGCCAAGCCCGGCAAAAGACGCCAAGAGCCGCGAGCACGATAG
- a CDS encoding class I SAM-dependent methyltransferase codes for MKLNPQDLEKIADLTLEHYNQSAEDFREGTHDHDVSQNIEALLQYIEGEPPFTILDFGCGPGRDLKVFAELGHLAVGLEGATRFAVMARVHSGCEVWQQDFLKLDLPDNHFDGVFANAALFHVPSLELPRVLLELHATLKPRGVLFASNPHGHNQEGWNRGRYGAYHNLETWRRYMSAAGFVELTHYYRPAGLPREQQPWLASVWRRLAS; via the coding sequence ATGAAACTGAATCCGCAAGACCTGGAAAAAATCGCCGACCTCACGCTGGAACATTACAACCAGAGTGCCGAAGATTTCCGGGAAGGCACGCATGATCACGATGTCAGCCAGAACATCGAGGCGCTGTTGCAATACATCGAGGGTGAACCGCCGTTCACAATACTCGATTTTGGCTGCGGGCCGGGACGCGACCTCAAGGTGTTTGCCGAACTCGGTCACCTCGCGGTAGGTTTGGAAGGCGCCACGCGCTTCGCCGTAATGGCGCGCGTCCACAGCGGCTGCGAAGTGTGGCAGCAGGATTTCCTCAAGCTCGATCTGCCGGATAACCATTTCGATGGCGTGTTCGCCAACGCCGCGCTGTTTCATGTACCCAGCCTGGAGTTGCCGCGCGTGTTGCTGGAATTGCACGCAACCCTGAAACCGCGCGGTGTGTTGTTCGCCTCGAACCCGCACGGCCATAACCAGGAAGGCTGGAACCGCGGACGCTACGGCGCGTATCATAATCTTGAAACTTGGCGCCGCTATATGTCAGCCGCCGGGTTCGTTGAGCTTACTCACTATTACCGCCCTGCCGGCCTGCCGCGCGAACAGCAGCCCTGGCTGGCGAGTGTCTGGCGCAGGTTGGCATCCTGA
- the greA gene encoding transcription elongation factor GreA, whose product MNKIPLTVSGAEKLRSELQQLKTVQRPAVIAAIAEARTHGDLSENAEYHAAKERQSFIEGRIVELETKLSNAQIIDPALLDADGCCVFGATVELEDMGGGGTLTYQIVGDDEAEIKHGKISISSPIARALIGKYPGDVAEVQAPGGVRQYEILDVKYI is encoded by the coding sequence GTGAACAAAATCCCATTGACTGTGAGCGGGGCCGAAAAGCTTCGCAGCGAGTTGCAGCAACTCAAAACGGTGCAGCGGCCGGCGGTGATTGCCGCCATCGCCGAGGCACGCACCCACGGTGACCTTTCCGAAAACGCCGAATACCACGCCGCCAAGGAAAGACAAAGTTTCATCGAGGGGCGCATCGTCGAGCTTGAGACGAAACTCTCCAACGCCCAGATCATCGATCCCGCGCTGCTGGATGCGGACGGATGTTGCGTGTTTGGCGCCACCGTCGAACTGGAAGACATGGGCGGCGGGGGCACCCTGACTTACCAGATCGTCGGCGACGACGAGGCGGAGATCAAGCACGGCAAGATTTCCATCAGCTCGCCGATTGCGCGCGCTTTAATCGGCAAATACCCCGGCGACGTGGCGGAAGTACAGGCGCCGGGCGGGGTGCGCCAGTATGAAATCCTCGACGTGAAATATATTTAA
- a CDS encoding 2OG-Fe(II) oxygenase family protein, whose protein sequence is MAKSGKHSWIENSDVFSLFPSLVWKTQLRAEVHQPIDASALGLLHSLRQGLPELKTGEAWQSGHALHGREELRELCDCVSRAAASVLQFLKIGDEAIEITGCWANLYAPGAAHRAHSHPNNYLSAVYYVRTWPGADTINFHDPRSQTGVIRAPVTELTGANTDQVVVRVRNGTLLVFPSYLYHSVDANASGETRVSVSFNLMFSAFTAALSKPLWGEE, encoded by the coding sequence ATGGCGAAATCGGGCAAGCACTCATGGATCGAAAACTCAGACGTCTTTTCGCTGTTTCCCTCCCTGGTATGGAAAACCCAGCTTCGAGCCGAGGTGCACCAGCCGATCGACGCGAGCGCACTCGGGCTGCTGCACTCGCTGCGGCAGGGGCTGCCCGAGCTGAAGACCGGCGAAGCCTGGCAGTCGGGCCATGCCCTGCACGGGCGGGAGGAATTGCGTGAGCTTTGCGACTGCGTCAGCCGCGCGGCGGCCAGCGTGCTGCAGTTCCTGAAAATTGGCGATGAAGCGATTGAAATCACGGGCTGCTGGGCGAACCTGTACGCACCGGGCGCTGCGCACCGCGCGCACAGCCACCCAAACAATTACCTGAGCGCCGTGTACTACGTGCGCACCTGGCCCGGCGCGGACACCATCAACTTCCACGACCCGCGTAGCCAGACCGGCGTCATCCGGGCACCGGTCACAGAGCTCACTGGCGCCAACACTGATCAGGTCGTGGTGCGGGTTAGAAACGGCACGCTGCTCGTTTTCCCTTCGTATCTGTACCACTCCGTCGATGCCAACGCCAGCGGCGAGACCCGCGTAAGCGTGAGCTTTAACCTGATGTTTTCCGCGTTCACGGCGGCGTTGAGCAAGCCGTTGTGGGGCGAGGAATGA
- the fur gene encoding ferric iron uptake transcriptional regulator, translating to MSSPSDLKTIGLKATLPRLKILNLFENSQVRHLTAEDVYKVLIGEGMDIGLATVYRVLTQFEQAGLLIRHHFESGKAVFELNQGGHHDHLVCLQCGRVEEFVDPEIERRQVKIAKDRGFTIHEHSLHIYADCTKPNCPHKS from the coding sequence ATGAGCTCACCGAGCGATCTCAAGACCATCGGGCTCAAGGCCACGCTGCCTCGCCTCAAAATCCTCAATTTGTTCGAAAACAGCCAAGTACGGCATTTGACCGCGGAAGACGTATATAAAGTTCTCATCGGCGAGGGCATGGACATCGGGCTCGCGACGGTTTATCGCGTGCTGACCCAGTTCGAACAAGCCGGGCTTTTGATTCGCCATCACTTTGAAAGCGGCAAGGCGGTGTTTGAATTAAACCAGGGCGGGCATCACGACCATCTGGTGTGCCTGCAATGCGGGCGAGTGGAAGAGTTTGTCGATCCCGAGATCGAGCGCCGCCAAGTCAAAATTGCGAAAGACCGCGGCTTCACCATTCACGAGCATTCGCTTCACATCTACGCCGACTGCACCAAACCGAACTGCCCGCATAAATCTTGA
- the dapB gene encoding 4-hydroxy-tetrahydrodipicolinate reductase gives MTKLKIAIAGSSGRMGRALIEAVLQAGDLRLHAAFDISGSPYLKRDAGEFCGSPSQVLITDDVAGALKGADVFVDFTRPEGTLGHLQLCRKNGVNMVIGTTGFNEPQKKKLNEAARDIAIVFAPNMSVGVNVMLKLVENAAKALGDDYDVEIIEAHHRHKVDAPSGTALRLGEVVAEALGRNFKTSAVYGRQGITGERDSASIGFATVRGGDIVGDHTALFAGLGERIEITHKASSRATFAMGALRAARFLKSRKNGLFDMLDVLGLR, from the coding sequence ATGACCAAATTGAAGATTGCAATTGCCGGCAGTTCCGGCCGGATGGGGCGCGCGCTGATTGAAGCAGTGCTGCAAGCGGGTGATTTGCGGCTTCATGCCGCGTTTGACATTTCCGGCAGCCCCTATTTAAAAAGGGACGCCGGCGAGTTTTGCGGCAGCCCGAGCCAAGTGCTTATCACCGACGATGTGGCGGGCGCGCTCAAAGGCGCCGACGTGTTCGTTGACTTCACCCGTCCCGAAGGCACGCTCGGGCATCTGCAGCTTTGCCGCAAAAATGGCGTGAACATGGTCATCGGCACGACGGGTTTTAATGAGCCGCAAAAAAAGAAGTTGAACGAAGCCGCCAGGGACATCGCCATTGTGTTTGCGCCCAACATGAGTGTCGGCGTCAATGTCATGCTGAAGCTCGTCGAAAATGCGGCGAAAGCCCTGGGCGATGACTACGACGTGGAAATCATCGAGGCGCATCACCGCCACAAGGTGGATGCGCCTTCAGGCACGGCTTTGCGCCTGGGTGAAGTAGTAGCGGAAGCACTCGGCCGCAATTTCAAGACCTCCGCGGTCTATGGCCGGCAAGGGATAACCGGCGAGCGCGACTCCGCCAGCATCGGCTTCGCCACCGTGCGCGGCGGCGACATCGTCGGCGACCACACCGCGCTGTTTGCCGGCTTGGGTGAGCGCATCGAGATCACCCACAAGGCCTCCAGCCGCGCGACCTTTGCCATGGGCGCTTTGCGTGCCGCGCGCTTTCTCAAAAGCAGGAAGAACGGCCTCTTTGATATGCTGGATGTCCTTGGCCTTCGCTAG
- a CDS encoding outer membrane protein assembly factor BamE, with translation MRFRLIFLALFLTACSPTVLITPHKIDVQQGNVVTQDMLEKVKPGMTKSQVRFVLGTPLISDPFHSDRWDYVYRFNKAGELIEQRKLTAVFEGDKLKKIEGAALPPSDKIAGTRPVELITPDSTEPKPATVTLAPAESGPQPPAAGEPKADSKPEAPSENAPAAAAKPKATVVQIQPEEPKRSVGERFLRLFGWGKNDEAQQAKVEEKPEAQPEPEAESVTHTVINADRSPPPKRSVGERFMRLIGFKEKVGDDPAPPVTTETLTRPLRISTMNLKDLVVKQILGFGDDTEKERKAVAEDIEPGESEKSGAQGTTWQRFKRLIGVGSEEQEPVSAPAKNQP, from the coding sequence ATGCGCTTCCGGCTGATATTCCTCGCTTTATTCCTGACGGCCTGCTCGCCCACGGTTCTGATCACCCCGCACAAGATTGACGTGCAGCAGGGCAACGTGGTCACCCAGGACATGCTGGAAAAGGTCAAGCCCGGGATGACCAAGTCCCAGGTGCGATTTGTTCTGGGCACACCGCTGATTTCCGACCCGTTCCACAGTGACCGTTGGGATTATGTGTACCGCTTCAACAAGGCGGGCGAGCTGATCGAGCAGCGCAAACTCACGGCGGTGTTTGAGGGCGACAAGCTGAAAAAAATCGAAGGCGCGGCGCTCCCGCCGAGCGACAAAATCGCCGGCACCAGGCCGGTCGAGTTGATAACGCCTGACTCCACCGAGCCGAAGCCTGCTACCGTCACGCTCGCACCGGCGGAATCCGGTCCCCAGCCTCCCGCTGCGGGCGAGCCGAAGGCCGACAGTAAGCCCGAAGCGCCGTCGGAGAATGCCCCCGCCGCAGCAGCCAAGCCGAAGGCAACGGTGGTGCAAATCCAGCCTGAAGAACCGAAGCGCAGCGTGGGCGAGCGTTTCCTGAGATTGTTTGGCTGGGGTAAAAACGACGAAGCGCAGCAGGCGAAAGTCGAGGAAAAACCTGAAGCGCAACCGGAGCCGGAAGCCGAGTCGGTTACCCACACGGTGATCAACGCCGATCGCAGCCCGCCGCCCAAGCGCAGCGTGGGTGAGCGCTTTATGCGCTTGATCGGCTTTAAGGAAAAGGTGGGTGATGATCCGGCGCCGCCGGTCACCACGGAAACGCTAACCCGGCCTCTCCGGATCAGCACGATGAACCTCAAGGATTTGGTGGTGAAGCAGATTCTCGGGTTTGGCGACGACACGGAAAAAGAAAGAAAGGCCGTGGCCGAAGACATTGAGCCCGGCGAAAGTGAAAAGAGCGGTGCACAGGGCACCACATGGCAGCGCTTTAAGCGCTTGATCGGTGTAGGCAGCGAGGAACAAGAGCCGGTTTCTGCACCGGCGAAGAATCAACCGTAG
- a CDS encoding RlmE family RNA methyltransferase: MKRSKTSSAWMREHVNDLYVKRAKQKGFRSRAAFKLLEIDARDKLLSPGLTVVELGAAPGGWTQVVAEKVGPRGRVIALDMLEIRPVAGVDFIQGDFREEVVLQELRRRLQGKTADLVISDMAPNVSGVASSDQARVVELALLALKFAENVLQPQGKLLVKLFQGEAFEQFVAAMRRSFKEVVSRKPKASRDRSSEIYLLGKGLRNL, translated from the coding sequence ATGAAGCGCTCCAAAACCAGCAGCGCCTGGATGCGCGAGCATGTCAATGACCTTTACGTGAAGCGCGCCAAACAGAAAGGCTTCCGCTCGCGCGCCGCCTTCAAGCTGCTGGAAATCGACGCGCGCGACAAGTTGCTCTCGCCGGGCCTGACCGTGGTGGAACTCGGCGCGGCGCCCGGCGGCTGGACGCAGGTGGTGGCGGAGAAGGTGGGCCCGCGCGGCAGGGTGATTGCGCTGGATATGCTGGAAATACGGCCAGTTGCTGGCGTGGATTTCATTCAGGGCGATTTTCGCGAAGAGGTGGTCTTGCAGGAACTGCGCCGCAGGCTGCAGGGAAAAACCGCGGACCTTGTAATTTCCGACATGGCGCCCAATGTTAGCGGTGTGGCAAGCAGCGACCAGGCGCGCGTGGTGGAATTGGCCTTACTGGCGCTGAAATTTGCAGAGAATGTGCTGCAACCGCAAGGTAAGCTGCTGGTCAAACTCTTCCAGGGCGAAGCATTTGAGCAATTTGTTGCCGCGATGCGCCGCAGCTTCAAAGAGGTGGTTTCGCGCAAACCCAAGGCCTCGCGCGACCGATCGAGTGAAATCTACCTGCTGGGCAAGGGCTTAAGGAACCTCTGA
- a CDS encoding YbaK/EbsC family protein, translating to MHIANRVRDYLNQRGVTYDVIVHPQTRCSQESAAAAHVPGDRLVKSVVLEDDNGYLMVVLPSTRRVRLGVLSAELQRHLRLATEADLKDLFGDCELGAIPPLGPAYGMETVWDESLENAPEVYVEAGDHEELIRIDGKTFLGLLGSARHGNFSAHI from the coding sequence ATGCATATCGCAAATCGAGTCCGGGACTACCTAAACCAGCGCGGAGTTACTTACGACGTGATCGTGCACCCGCAGACGCGATGCAGCCAGGAATCCGCGGCGGCTGCACATGTTCCGGGTGACCGGCTGGTGAAGTCGGTAGTGTTGGAGGACGACAATGGGTATCTCATGGTAGTGTTGCCTTCGACCCGCCGCGTGCGGCTCGGCGTGTTGAGCGCCGAATTGCAGCGCCATCTGCGCCTCGCTACGGAGGCCGATCTCAAGGATCTGTTCGGAGACTGCGAGCTGGGCGCGATTCCGCCGCTCGGACCCGCCTACGGCATGGAGACGGTCTGGGACGAGAGCCTCGAGAATGCCCCGGAGGTCTATGTCGAGGCCGGCGATCACGAAGAGCTGATCCGTATTGACGGCAAGACGTTCCTGGGCCTACTGGGCTCGGCCAGGCACGGCAATTTCAGCGCCCACATTTAG
- a CDS encoding DUF4149 domain-containing protein, which yields MSDLADSLHWIAVTLWVGALWAVGYIAAPVLFYFLDDRALAGTLAARMFTLVAYVGMACGAYLLLFRVIRQGVYSLKQWFFWITLLMLLLTLIGYFGVQPVMESLKQQSLAKEIVESAFKDRFATWHGVGNVLYLMESALGLALVLLQPKAAP from the coding sequence GTGAGTGATCTTGCCGACAGCCTGCACTGGATAGCAGTAACCCTTTGGGTCGGCGCCTTGTGGGCGGTGGGTTACATCGCTGCGCCTGTTCTCTTTTATTTTCTCGACGACCGCGCGCTGGCGGGGACGCTCGCCGCAAGGATGTTCACCCTGGTGGCCTATGTGGGGATGGCCTGCGGCGCGTATTTGTTGTTGTTCCGCGTCATCCGGCAGGGGGTGTATTCGCTCAAGCAATGGTTTTTCTGGATTACGCTCTTGATGCTGCTGCTCACGCTGATCGGGTACTTCGGCGTGCAGCCGGTCATGGAAAGCCTGAAACAGCAGTCGCTGGCGAAGGAAATCGTGGAAAGCGCGTTCAAGGACCGCTTTGCCACCTGGCACGGTGTGGGCAACGTGCTTTATCTCATGGAAAGCGCGCTGGGGCTGGCGCTGGTGCTGCTGCAGCCCAAAGCGGCGCCCTAG
- the carB gene encoding carbamoyl-phosphate synthase large subunit: protein MPKRTDIKSILIIGAGPIIIGQACEFDYSGAQACKALKEEGYRVILVNSNPATIMTDPEVADATYIEPINWPMLEKIIAIERPNALLPTMGGQTALNCALDLAKHGVLEKYGVEFIGASREAIDKAEDREKFKLAMTRIGLSSPRSAIAHSMEEALQVQAMVGFPTVVRPSFTLGGTGGGIAYNREELITICERGLEASPTKELLIEESVIGWKEFEMEVVRDKKDNCIIVCSIENLDPMGVHTGDSITVAPAQTLTDKEYQIMRDASIRVLREIGVDTGGSNVQFAVNPRDGRMLIIEMNPRVSRSSALASKATGFPIAKVAAKLAVGYTLDELKNEITGGATPASFEPSIDYVVTKVPRFAFEKFPQADSRLTTQMKSVGEVMAIGRTFQESLQKALRGLETGADGLDEKTAERDVIENELGDVGPERIWYVADAFRCGMTMEEVHGLTRIDPWFLAQIEDLVRQEQALKGKTLEALSAEQLRELKRSGFSDARLARLLNATETAVRQKRLRLGVRPVYKRVDTCAAEFATRTAYMYSTYEEECEAQPTSKRKIMVLGGGPNRIGQGIEFDYCCVHAALALREDGFETIMVNCNPETVSTDYDTSDRLYFEPLTLEDVLEIVHVEKPEGVIVQYGGQTPLKLARNLEANGVLIIGTSPDMIDCAEDRERFQKMLNELKLKQPPNRSARTPQDALRLAEEIGYPLVVRPSYVLGGRAMEIVHEQGDLERYMREAVKVSNDSPVLLDRYLTDAIEVDVDAVCDGKRVLIGGIMEHIEQAGVHSGDSACSLPPFSLSNALQDELRRQTTAMAHALKVVGLMNVQYAIQGDTVYVLEVNPRASRTVPFVSKATGLPLAKIAARCMVGRTLEEQGVTQEVIPPYYSVKEAVFPFIKFPGVDSILGPEMKSTGEVMGVGATFAEAFVKSQIAAGEKLPSSGRVFISVRNADKPRTVEIAQILQNLGFSLVATRGTAATLAAAGIKVTPVNKVAEGRPHIVDMIKNGEIDLIINTVEDKRAVHDSYSIRHAALQRRVTYYTTLAGARAACTGIQHMREMRPYELQGLHRGLAAR from the coding sequence ATGCCGAAAAGAACCGACATCAAAAGCATCCTGATCATAGGCGCCGGCCCCATCATCATCGGCCAGGCGTGCGAGTTCGATTATTCCGGGGCGCAGGCGTGCAAGGCGCTTAAAGAAGAAGGCTACCGGGTGATTCTGGTTAATTCCAATCCGGCGACCATCATGACCGACCCGGAAGTAGCGGATGCCACCTACATCGAGCCCATCAACTGGCCGATGCTGGAAAAAATCATCGCCATTGAGCGTCCGAACGCGCTGCTTCCCACCATGGGCGGACAGACCGCTTTGAACTGCGCGCTCGATCTGGCCAAGCATGGTGTTTTGGAAAAATACGGCGTGGAATTTATTGGCGCGTCGCGCGAAGCGATTGACAAGGCCGAGGACCGCGAGAAATTCAAGCTGGCCATGACCCGGATCGGTTTGTCGTCTCCACGCTCGGCGATTGCTCACAGCATGGAAGAAGCGCTGCAAGTGCAGGCGATGGTGGGGTTCCCCACGGTGGTCCGCCCTTCGTTCACTTTAGGCGGCACCGGCGGCGGAATCGCCTACAACCGGGAAGAACTCATCACCATCTGCGAGCGCGGCCTCGAAGCCTCGCCGACCAAGGAGCTCTTGATCGAAGAATCGGTGATCGGCTGGAAGGAATTCGAGATGGAGGTGGTGCGCGACAAAAAAGACAACTGCATTATCGTCTGCTCCATCGAAAACCTCGATCCGATGGGCGTGCACACCGGAGATTCGATTACGGTGGCACCGGCGCAGACGCTTACCGACAAGGAATACCAGATCATGCGCGACGCTTCGATTCGGGTGCTGCGCGAAATCGGTGTGGATACCGGCGGCTCAAATGTGCAGTTTGCCGTCAACCCCCGGGACGGGCGCATGCTGATTATCGAAATGAACCCGCGCGTGTCGCGCTCAAGCGCGCTGGCCTCGAAAGCGACCGGCTTTCCGATTGCCAAGGTGGCGGCAAAGCTCGCGGTGGGGTACACGCTGGATGAACTCAAAAACGAAATCACCGGCGGCGCGACTCCGGCTTCGTTCGAGCCGTCCATTGATTATGTGGTGACCAAAGTGCCGCGGTTTGCGTTTGAGAAATTTCCACAGGCCGACAGCCGCTTGACTACCCAAATGAAATCGGTGGGCGAAGTCATGGCGATCGGCCGCACCTTCCAGGAATCGCTGCAAAAAGCCCTGCGCGGCCTGGAGACGGGCGCCGACGGCCTGGATGAAAAAACCGCCGAGCGCGACGTGATTGAAAACGAGCTGGGCGATGTCGGGCCCGAGCGTATCTGGTATGTGGCCGACGCTTTTCGCTGCGGCATGACCATGGAGGAAGTGCACGGTTTGACGCGAATCGACCCGTGGTTTCTGGCGCAGATTGAAGATCTGGTGCGGCAGGAGCAGGCGCTTAAGGGCAAAACACTCGAGGCGTTGAGCGCGGAGCAATTGCGTGAGCTCAAGCGCAGCGGCTTTTCCGATGCGCGGCTGGCGAGACTTCTCAACGCTACTGAAACTGCGGTGCGGCAAAAACGTTTGCGGCTGGGCGTGCGGCCGGTATACAAACGGGTGGACACCTGCGCCGCGGAATTCGCCACGCGCACCGCCTACATGTATTCCACTTACGAAGAGGAATGCGAGGCGCAGCCCACCAGCAAGCGCAAGATCATGGTGCTGGGCGGCGGGCCCAACCGCATCGGGCAAGGCATCGAGTTCGATTATTGCTGCGTGCACGCCGCGCTGGCGTTGCGCGAAGACGGGTTTGAGACCATCATGGTCAACTGCAACCCTGAAACCGTTTCCACCGATTACGATACCTCCGACCGCCTGTATTTTGAGCCATTGACGCTGGAAGACGTGCTCGAAATCGTGCACGTGGAAAAGCCGGAAGGAGTGATCGTGCAATACGGCGGGCAAACGCCGCTGAAACTGGCGCGCAATCTCGAAGCGAACGGCGTGCTCATCATCGGCACGTCTCCCGACATGATTGACTGCGCGGAAGACCGCGAGCGCTTCCAGAAAATGCTGAATGAGCTCAAGCTCAAGCAGCCGCCCAACCGCTCCGCGCGCACGCCGCAGGACGCTTTGCGCCTGGCCGAGGAAATCGGCTATCCGCTGGTGGTGCGGCCGTCCTATGTGCTGGGCGGGCGCGCCATGGAAATCGTGCACGAACAAGGCGATCTTGAGCGTTACATGCGCGAAGCGGTGAAAGTTTCCAACGATTCGCCGGTATTGCTCGATCGTTATCTCACCGACGCCATCGAAGTGGACGTGGATGCGGTGTGCGATGGCAAGCGGGTGCTGATCGGCGGCATCATGGAACACATCGAGCAGGCGGGCGTGCATTCCGGCGATTCCGCATGTTCCCTGCCGCCGTTCAGTTTGAGTAATGCATTGCAGGACGAACTGCGCCGGCAAACGACGGCGATGGCGCATGCGCTCAAGGTGGTGGGGCTGATGAACGTGCAATACGCGATTCAAGGCGACACGGTTTATGTGCTGGAAGTCAATCCGCGCGCCTCGCGCACCGTGCCCTTTGTGTCGAAAGCCACCGGTTTGCCGCTGGCCAAAATCGCGGCGCGCTGCATGGTCGGGCGCACGCTGGAAGAGCAGGGCGTGACGCAAGAAGTGATTCCGCCGTATTACTCCGTGAAGGAAGCGGTGTTCCCGTTTATCAAATTCCCGGGCGTGGACAGTATTCTTGGGCCGGAAATGAAATCCACCGGTGAAGTGATGGGCGTGGGCGCCACCTTTGCCGAGGCGTTTGTGAAATCGCAAATCGCGGCGGGGGAGAAACTCCCTTCTTCCGGGAGGGTGTTCATCAGCGTGAGAAACGCCGACAAGCCGCGCACCGTCGAAATCGCGCAAATCCTGCAGAATCTGGGCTTCAGCCTGGTGGCGACGCGCGGCACCGCCGCCACGCTGGCTGCTGCCGGCATCAAGGTCACGCCGGTCAACAAGGTCGCAGAAGGCCGGCCGCACATCGTGGATATGATCAAGAACGGTGAAATCGACCTGATTATCAACACCGTGGAAGACAAGCGCGCGGTGCATGATTCGTATTCGATACGCCACGCCGCGCTACAGCGGCGGGTGACGTATTACACCACGCTCGCCGGCGCGCGCGCGGCGTGCACCGGCATTCAGCACATGCGGGAAATGCGGCCGTATGAACTGCAGGGGCTGCACCGCGGCCTGGCGGCGCGCTGA